The Arthrobacter burdickii genomic interval GACACGGGCCCACAGGAGGCGCATGTAGTCGTAGATCTCGGTGATGGTCCCGACGGTGGAACGGGGGTTCTTGCTCGTGGACTTCTGGTCGATCGAGACCGCGGGCGAGAGGCCCTCGATGAAGTCGACGTCCGGCTTGTCCACCTGGCCGAGGAACTGGCGCGCGTAGGCGGAGAGCGACTCCACGTACCGCCGCTGCCCCTCCGCGAAGATGGTGTCGAAGGCGAGGGACGACTTGCCCGAACCGGACAGGCCCGTGAAGACGATCATGGCGTCGCGCGGGAGGTCGAGATCGACGTTCCGCAGGTTGTGTTCGCGGGCGCCCTTGACGATCAGCCGGGACAGGTCCTGGGGAGCGGGCTCCGGATTGCGGGCGTGCTGCTCAAGAGAATTTGCTATAGACACCAGACAACTGTAGGTGAAAAAGAGTTCGAAGACATGTTCGAACAACTCTTGTCCCGCGCCGTTCTGGCGCCTCCGGCGCGGCCGTTCACGCTCGGCGCAATGCCGCCCTCACAATGGCCACCGCGTCGCTCTCCGACAGCCCCGCGGAGCGCACGACGCCCGCGAACACGTCCGCGGCGTCGGCCACCCGGCCTCGGGCGTCGTCGCCCCCTGCCGTGATCACGGTCCCTGCCCGTCCCCGGGTCTCCACGACGCCGGCCTGCTCGAGTTCCCGGTAGGCGCGCGCCACGGTGTTGGTGGCGATGCCGAGGTGTGCTGCGAGCGCGCGTACAGGCGGCAACCGGGTCCCGACGGACGCCCTGCCCGAGTTGGCGGCAGCCAGGATGGCCTGCTTGATCTGCTCGAAGGGCGGCGCCGTACTCGTGGGGTCCAGCTTCAGCCAGCGGGGGATGTCCTGCTCCACGCCCGTCCTTCCATGCTCGGCGACAGGCCCGGC includes:
- a CDS encoding GntR family transcriptional regulator, which produces MEQDIPRWLKLDPTSTAPPFEQIKQAILAAANSGRASVGTRLPPVRALAAHLGIATNTVARAYRELEQAGVVETRGRAGTVITAGGDDARGRVADAADVFAGVVRSAGLSESDAVAIVRAALRRA